A genomic segment from Vicia villosa cultivar HV-30 ecotype Madison, WI unplaced genomic scaffold, Vvil1.0 ctg.000218F_1_1, whole genome shotgun sequence encodes:
- the LOC131625487 gene encoding uncharacterized protein LOC131625487 — protein sequence MEAEKVVHNGGCHCKSVRWKVIAPSSVVVWDCNCSNCYMRGNTHFIVPADKFELLGDSAEFLTTYTFGTHTAKHTFCKICGITSFYYPRSNPDGVAVTFRCVDPGTLTDVEIKNFDGKNWEQSYNETGISACSKVQK from the coding sequence ATGGAAGCTGAAAAAGTGGTACATAATGGAGGGTGCCATTGTAAGAGTGTCAGATGGAAAGTGATTGCTCCTTCCAGTGTGGTGGTATGGGACTGCAACTGCTCAAACTGCTACATGAGAGGCAATACTCACTTTATTGTACCTGCTGACAAATTTGAGCTCTTGGGAGATTCTGCTGAGTTTCTTACAACTTACACGTTTGGCACTCACACTGCAAAGCACACATTCTGTAAAATATGTGGTATAACTTCATTCTATTATCCACGTTCAAATCCAGATGGGGTTGCTGTTACATTCAGGTGTGTTGACCCCGGAACATTGACAGATGTTGAAATCAAGAATTTCGATGGGAAGAATTGGGAACAGTCATATAATGAGACAGGTATTTCTGCATGTTCAAAGGTGCAGAAGTAA